One window of the Granulicella arctica genome contains the following:
- a CDS encoding TonB-dependent receptor — MFKGMFLTLALSSGFGVAMAQSTASVSGTVTDSTGAVVPNAVVTIHGNATGAERSTVSDSAGSFTAPSLQPGSYTIVVTAAGFSKFTAQQVTLEVNATATVNAKLGIESAGETVQVESKAAPIEAQTSTLGQVIDRETVQQIPLNGRHFLDLTNLTPGTVIPPANGNLTAPSRGLGANSFDTAGNREDTNNFQVNGINLNDMTQNQITFQPSINTTSEFKIINSTFSAEYGRSSGSIVNVSTRSGTNQFHGEAFDYLRNNYFDARNFFNRKGPLASNRQNQLNRHNFGGALSGPVFKDRTFFFLSYEGLRQKQAILLTSNVPTLAQRNLFATSQAGPAWAQIISTLPVGVESTQNGVTTAVASGSSPGPVKTDQFSGDLFHNITKVDTLHLYYAWQQDARTEPNLQGNSVAGFGDHRGAHRQIGTINEIHVFSPAVVNEARVGFNRIAISFNENFLGQSSTYGINNGVALPLGLPQISVTDLNLNFGGPSGFPQGRFVTTGVFSDTLNYIVGKHSFKFGGEFRRFEGNNFSQTAGTINFTTTPNFINGLANTFSGNASNVVSRIFDSSAAGFVQDSWKITPRLIAELGLRFEWNGTFTEGANRFVNFLAASNTLQQVNQPYNQNYNYDPRVGFVYDLFGTGKTVVRGGFGLLADQPNEGVASGLAGNPPNSTPVSLTGGGLDVRTLYSKAAVSGLAPSAVNPNYRNAYMESFNLNVQQDVGFGTVLQVGYIGSNGRHLRVPLNLNQFTYAPGSTVANRPFKTLSAASLIRPGAALGNITQISYASMSSYNALWVTARKSLRGGLELNASYTLSKSLDDNSLSGNGLQDSTNPASDYGRSDFDARHHFVFSGVWTLPFHGNRLKDGWLLANITQAQSGNPLNVVTSNTTFTGSGNIRPTVFGKYSTSRGAVLTNGNIPFINATVCATPNVAGCTFLTQAFGFGTLGRNSLEGPDFSDTDLSLQKTTKIAERVNLVLRLDSFDLLNHVNLGNPNLTASTTGTFGQITATRNQVGDAGSSRQLQFAGKITF; from the coding sequence ATGTTCAAAGGTATGTTTCTCACCCTCGCACTGAGTTCTGGTTTTGGTGTGGCAATGGCGCAATCAACGGCAAGCGTCTCAGGTACGGTGACTGATTCCACCGGTGCTGTAGTGCCAAACGCAGTCGTGACCATCCATGGCAATGCGACAGGCGCTGAACGTAGCACGGTGAGCGATAGTGCCGGATCGTTTACCGCGCCTTCGCTGCAGCCGGGAAGCTACACGATTGTGGTGACGGCTGCGGGGTTCAGCAAGTTTACGGCGCAGCAGGTGACGCTTGAGGTAAACGCGACCGCGACCGTGAATGCGAAGCTGGGGATCGAGAGCGCAGGCGAGACGGTGCAGGTAGAGAGCAAGGCGGCACCGATCGAGGCGCAGACCTCTACACTTGGGCAGGTTATCGATCGCGAGACGGTGCAGCAGATTCCGCTGAACGGACGCCACTTTCTCGATCTGACGAACCTAACGCCCGGCACGGTGATTCCGCCGGCAAATGGCAATCTGACAGCTCCCAGCCGCGGCCTTGGTGCGAACTCGTTCGATACGGCAGGGAACCGGGAGGATACGAACAACTTCCAGGTGAACGGCATCAACCTGAACGACATGACGCAGAACCAGATCACGTTCCAGCCGTCGATCAACACGACGTCAGAGTTCAAGATCATCAACTCGACCTTCAGCGCGGAGTATGGGCGCAGCTCAGGGTCGATTGTGAACGTATCGACGCGCTCGGGTACGAACCAGTTCCACGGCGAGGCGTTCGACTATCTCCGTAACAACTACTTCGACGCTCGTAACTTCTTCAACCGGAAAGGCCCTCTGGCTTCGAATCGGCAGAACCAATTGAATCGCCATAACTTTGGCGGTGCGCTGAGCGGACCGGTGTTCAAAGATCGCACGTTCTTCTTCCTGAGTTACGAGGGTCTGCGACAGAAGCAGGCGATTCTGCTGACAAGCAACGTCCCGACACTTGCGCAGCGCAACCTGTTTGCCACGAGCCAGGCAGGACCGGCGTGGGCGCAGATTATCAGCACCTTGCCGGTTGGCGTTGAGAGCACTCAGAATGGCGTGACGACTGCGGTTGCGAGTGGGTCCTCGCCGGGACCGGTGAAGACGGACCAGTTCAGCGGTGATCTCTTCCACAACATCACGAAGGTCGACACGCTGCATCTGTATTACGCGTGGCAGCAGGACGCACGGACGGAGCCGAACCTGCAGGGCAATTCTGTGGCGGGATTTGGCGATCATCGCGGAGCGCATCGGCAGATTGGGACGATCAACGAGATTCACGTCTTCTCGCCAGCGGTGGTGAATGAGGCGCGCGTCGGGTTCAACCGAATTGCCATCTCGTTCAATGAGAACTTCCTCGGTCAATCGAGCACCTACGGAATCAACAATGGCGTGGCGCTGCCGCTGGGGCTTCCGCAGATCTCGGTGACGGATCTAAACCTGAACTTCGGCGGACCGAGCGGATTTCCGCAGGGCCGCTTTGTGACGACGGGTGTCTTCTCGGACACGCTGAACTATATCGTTGGAAAACACTCCTTCAAGTTCGGTGGAGAGTTTCGACGCTTTGAGGGGAACAACTTCTCGCAGACGGCCGGGACGATCAACTTCACAACGACGCCGAACTTCATCAACGGCCTTGCGAACACCTTCAGCGGCAACGCTTCGAACGTGGTGAGCCGGATCTTCGACAGTTCGGCTGCAGGATTTGTGCAGGATAGCTGGAAGATTACACCGCGCCTGATCGCAGAGCTTGGGCTGCGTTTTGAGTGGAACGGAACGTTTACCGAGGGAGCGAATCGCTTCGTCAACTTCCTCGCGGCAAGCAATACGTTGCAGCAGGTGAACCAACCGTACAACCAGAACTACAACTACGATCCGCGCGTCGGCTTTGTGTACGATCTGTTCGGCACGGGCAAGACAGTGGTCCGCGGCGGCTTTGGCTTGCTGGCCGATCAGCCGAACGAGGGCGTTGCTTCAGGGCTCGCGGGTAATCCGCCGAACTCGACGCCGGTGAGCTTGACGGGCGGCGGACTGGATGTGCGAACGCTTTACTCGAAGGCTGCGGTGAGCGGACTTGCGCCGAGTGCGGTAAATCCAAACTATCGCAATGCTTATATGGAGTCGTTCAACCTGAATGTACAGCAGGATGTTGGCTTCGGAACGGTGCTCCAGGTTGGTTATATCGGATCGAATGGGCGGCATCTGCGTGTGCCGTTGAACCTGAACCAATTCACGTATGCTCCGGGCTCGACGGTTGCAAATCGACCGTTCAAGACTTTGTCGGCGGCCAGCTTGATTCGCCCGGGTGCGGCCCTGGGGAACATTACGCAGATCAGCTACGCTTCGATGTCGAGCTACAACGCGCTTTGGGTCACGGCGCGGAAGTCGTTGCGCGGCGGTCTGGAATTGAACGCGAGTTACACCTTGTCGAAGTCGCTGGACGACAACTCGCTTTCGGGCAACGGGCTTCAGGACAGCACGAATCCTGCAAGCGATTATGGGCGTTCGGACTTTGACGCTCGTCATCACTTCGTGTTCAGCGGCGTCTGGACGTTGCCGTTCCACGGAAATCGATTGAAGGATGGCTGGCTGCTGGCGAATATTACGCAGGCACAGTCGGGCAATCCGCTGAACGTCGTGACTTCGAATACGACCTTCACGGGGAGTGGCAATATTCGGCCGACAGTGTTTGGAAAGTATTCGACGAGCCGTGGCGCCGTGCTTACAAATGGAAATATTCCATTCATCAACGCCACAGTTTGCGCTACGCCGAACGTTGCGGGATGCACCTTCTTGACGCAGGCCTTTGGATTTGGAACGCTCGGAAGGAACTCGCTGGAAGGTCCGGACTTCTCGGATACGGATCTTTCGCTGCAGAAGACGACGAAGATTGCGGAGCGGGTAAACCTTGTTCTGCGGCTTGATTCGTTTGACCTGCTGAACCATGTGAACCTGGGTAACCCGAACCTGACGGCTTCGACCACGGGAACATTTGGCCAGATTACGGCGACGCGGAACCAGGTTGGCGATGCTGGATCTTCACGGCAGTTGCAGTTCGCAGGGAAGATTACCTTCTAA
- a CDS encoding 3-keto-disaccharide hydrolase, which translates to MQAHDSRLLKLVTLLAFAAPLAAQQPTTPPDPNAPKHQDTEVYEPVPPVVTPGAAYGEPPSDAVVLFDGKNLDQWVSAADHAPAKWDVHDGMFTVSKEKGVGNIETKQSFKNYQLHIEWKIPSNITGSDQARGNSGVFLASTGPGDAGFELQILDNYNNKTYTNGQAGSIYKQAIPLANPNRKPGEWQTYDVVWTAPTFNTDGSVKTPAFATVFFNGIIVENHFQLTGQTLYVGKPFYKAYDTAPIKLQAHGDKSEPISFRNIWIRKLQ; encoded by the coding sequence ATGCAAGCACACGATTCCAGGCTCCTCAAGCTCGTCACCCTCCTCGCCTTCGCCGCTCCTCTAGCCGCGCAGCAGCCGACCACCCCTCCAGACCCGAACGCTCCCAAGCATCAGGACACCGAAGTCTACGAGCCCGTCCCCCCGGTCGTCACCCCCGGGGCCGCTTACGGCGAACCGCCCTCCGACGCCGTCGTCCTCTTCGACGGCAAGAATCTCGACCAGTGGGTCTCCGCCGCCGACCACGCCCCCGCCAAGTGGGATGTTCATGACGGGATGTTTACTGTCAGCAAGGAGAAGGGCGTCGGCAACATCGAGACCAAGCAATCTTTCAAGAACTACCAGCTTCACATCGAGTGGAAAATCCCCAGCAACATCACCGGCTCCGATCAGGCGCGCGGCAACTCCGGCGTCTTCCTCGCCTCCACTGGCCCCGGCGACGCTGGCTTTGAGCTCCAGATCCTCGACAACTACAACAACAAGACCTACACCAACGGCCAAGCCGGCAGCATCTACAAACAGGCCATCCCGCTCGCCAACCCCAACCGTAAGCCCGGCGAGTGGCAGACCTACGACGTCGTCTGGACCGCCCCCACCTTCAACACCGACGGCTCCGTCAAAACCCCTGCCTTTGCCACCGTCTTCTTCAATGGCATCATCGTAGAGAACCATTTCCAGCTCACTGGCCAAACCCTCTACGTCGGCAAGCCCTTCTACAAGGCCTACGACACCGCCCCCATCAAGCTCCAGGCCCACGGCGACAAGAGCGAACCCATCAGCTTCCGCAACATCTGGATTCGCAAACTCCAATAA
- a CDS encoding LacI family DNA-binding transcriptional regulator: MEKKSPDAPRPVTLKVLAEYLDLSPATVSIVLNNSPVAKSIAPATRQRVLDAAKKFKYRANVHARMLRTRLSNTIGVMVPELSEGYFTTVMSGVEQCLLQEGYLSYTVSHLYRPDLIEEYPQLLMDRSIDGLLVVNTELRHKLPIPVVSISSHSRTPGVSNLELDHTRAAAKALRHLYDLGHRRIAFMKGQPFVPDTELRWQAILTAAQELGLPVRPDLCLYLQQTSLSSEVGYQPVRELLARTRELTAIFCFNDLAAIGAIRAIEDVGLHCPADISVIGFDDINAARFSNPRLTTIAQPLYLMGQTAAKLLITRIQCPNDPYPEVVPFEPELVVRESAAGLHSAPKKSRAK; this comes from the coding sequence ATGGAAAAGAAGTCCCCCGACGCACCAAGGCCCGTCACCCTCAAGGTTCTCGCTGAATACCTCGACCTCTCCCCGGCGACTGTCTCCATCGTTCTCAACAACTCGCCCGTCGCCAAGTCCATCGCGCCTGCTACCCGCCAGCGCGTCCTCGATGCCGCGAAGAAGTTCAAGTATCGCGCGAACGTTCACGCCCGCATGCTCCGCACACGCCTCTCGAACACCATCGGCGTCATGGTTCCCGAGCTCTCCGAGGGCTACTTCACCACCGTCATGTCCGGTGTCGAGCAGTGCCTCCTGCAGGAGGGATACCTCTCCTACACCGTCTCCCACCTCTACCGCCCCGACCTCATCGAGGAGTATCCCCAGCTCCTCATGGACCGCTCCATCGACGGCCTCCTCGTCGTCAACACCGAGCTTCGCCATAAGCTCCCCATCCCCGTCGTGAGCATCTCCTCGCACTCGCGCACGCCGGGTGTCTCCAACCTCGAGCTCGACCACACCCGCGCCGCCGCCAAGGCCCTCCGTCACCTCTACGACCTCGGCCACCGCCGCATCGCCTTCATGAAGGGCCAGCCCTTCGTACCCGACACCGAACTCCGCTGGCAGGCCATCCTCACCGCCGCCCAGGAGCTAGGCCTCCCCGTCCGCCCCGACCTCTGCCTCTACCTCCAGCAGACCTCCCTCTCCTCCGAGGTCGGCTACCAGCCCGTTCGCGAACTCCTCGCCCGTACCCGCGAACTCACCGCCATCTTCTGCTTCAACGACCTCGCCGCCATCGGCGCCATCCGGGCCATCGAGGACGTAGGCCTCCACTGCCCCGCAGACATCTCCGTCATCGGCTTCGACGACATCAATGCCGCCCGCTTCTCCAACCCGCGCCTCACCACCATCGCCCAACCCCTCTACCTCATGGGTCAGACCGCCGCTAAACTTCTCATCACCCGCATCCAGTGCCCCAACGATCCCTACCCTGAAGTAGTCCCCTTCGAACCCGAACTGGTCGTCCGCGAGTCCGCCGCTGGTCTTCACTCCGCACCTAAAAAGAGCCGAGCCAAATAG